Genomic window (Thermus filiformis):
GCTTTACCGCAAGGACTACTTCCGCCCCCTGGAGGTCCAGGAGGCCCGCCGCGTCCTCGCCGCCTTGGGCAAGGACCTGGACGCCTTCCTCAGGCCGAAGGGGGGCCAGCTCACCCGGGGCGAGGCGGCCCGGCTCCTTCACGCCCTCTTCGGGCTCTCCTCCACCCGGGCCAGCCGCCCCCCCTTGAGGTAAAGCCGGCGCTCCGCCCGGGCCGCCAGCTCCAGGTCGTGGGTGACCAGGACCAGGACCCGGCCTCGAGCCTTCTCAAAGAGGAGGGCCGCCACCTGCTCCCGGGCCTCCAGGTCCAGGTTGCCCGTGGGCTCGTCCGCGAAGAGGATGGGGGGGTCCAGGGCCAAGGCCCGGGCGAGGGCCACCCGCTGCTGCTCCCCGCCCGAGAGGCGGCTCGGGGGGTGGTGGAGGCGGTGGCCGAGGCCCACGGCCTCCAGGAGCTCCGCCGCCCGGGCCAGGCGCTCCCTGCGTCCCACCCCCGCCAGGAGGAGGGGGAAGGCCACGTTCTCCAGGGCGGTGAGGGTGGGGATGAGGTTCCACTGCTGGAAGACGAAGCCCATCTTCCGGAGCCGCAAAAGGGCCCGGTCGTCCTCCGAGAGGGGGGAGAGGGGCTGGCCCTCCACGTAGACCTCCCCCCCGCTCGGCCGGTCCAGCCCCGCCAGGAGGTTGAGGAGGGTGGTCTTGCCGCTCCCGGAGGGCCCCACCACCGCCGTGGCCCCCTCGGGGAAGGCGAAGGTGAAGCCCTCGAGGGCCACCACCTCCTTTTCCCCTTGCCGGTAGCGCTTCAGGAGGTCCTTTGCTTCTAGCGTCATCTACCTGGCTTCCTTTCCCTGAGTCCCAAGTTCCTGCCCGGGGTCCGGATGGGTCGTCCCCTTTACCCTCCGGGGCTTCATACCCTCCCCAGGGCCTCCACCACGGGAATCCGGCTCGCGGTCCGGGCGGGGAGGAGGCCCGCAGAAAGCCCCAGGACCAGGGCCACCCCCAGGCTGAAGAGGCCGAGCCTGGGGGTGAGGGCGGAGAGGGCCAGCCCCACCTCCTTCGTGGTGTAGAGGTTCACGGCAGCCGAGCCCAGCCCTCCTAGGGCCACCCCCACGCTCCCCCCGAGGAGGGCCAAAAGGAGGGCCTCCAGGAGGACCAGGCGGAAGATGAAGCCCCGCCTCGCCCCCAGGGCCCGCATCACCCCGAACTCCCGGAT
Coding sequences:
- a CDS encoding ABC transporter ATP-binding protein; its protein translation is MTLEAKDLLKRYRQGEKEVVALEGFTFAFPEGATAVVGPSGSGKTTLLNLLAGLDRPSGGEVYVEGQPLSPLSEDDRALLRLRKMGFVFQQWNLIPTLTALENVAFPLLLAGVGRRERLARAAELLEAVGLGHRLHHPPSRLSGGEQQRVALARALALDPPILFADEPTGNLDLEAREQVAALLFEKARGRVLVLVTHDLELAARAERRLYLKGGRLARVEESPKRA